One segment of Methylocella silvestris BL2 DNA contains the following:
- a CDS encoding ATP-binding protein → MEIKKEITLNPVLVCAPFGRDGETLADLLHSAGYHAQVHPNLRVLVDEIGERVGSILVTEEALTLSGVLGEALALQPPWSDIPVLLLISRQKSGRFPVDGLVGRTLIEITNVVLLERPLGARSLLSAVEVALRNRQRQFALRDQMELLAQSHEALEAKVQERSAELEQEVAQRSRAEAALRQSQKMEAVGQLTGGIAHDFNNMLTGVIGSLDIMRRRIASHRLEDLDRFMDAAAASANRAAGLTQRLLAFSRRQSLDAKPTDINGLVASLEQLIRGSLDERVQLQFVLDPHLPRAVVDVNQLENALLNLAINARDAMPEGGRLTIETSAVDLDEACADERYGTAVGAYVIVAVSDTGVGMPPDVLEKVFDPFFTTKPLGQGTGLGLSMVYGFARQSGGQVRIHSQPGAGSTVKIYLPATEAGAVVEPPVEGSAPHGDGQRVLVVEDDPAVRMLVREVLEELGYMAVEAAEPHAAIPLLASSTPFDLLISDVGLPGMNGRELAEIARSYRPELPILFITGYAENAAIRAAFLGTNMSMVTKPFRLDDLAAKVSEMITRR, encoded by the coding sequence TTGGAGATTAAAAAGGAGATTACGCTCAACCCGGTGCTGGTCTGCGCGCCCTTCGGCCGCGACGGCGAGACTCTGGCCGACCTGTTGCATAGCGCGGGCTATCATGCACAAGTTCATCCCAACCTGAGGGTGCTGGTCGATGAGATAGGCGAGCGTGTCGGCTCCATTCTCGTCACCGAAGAAGCTTTGACGTTGTCGGGCGTCCTTGGCGAAGCGCTGGCTTTGCAACCGCCTTGGTCCGATATCCCCGTCCTGCTTCTGATCTCCCGACAGAAGAGCGGCCGCTTTCCCGTGGATGGGCTGGTTGGCCGGACTCTGATTGAGATCACCAACGTGGTCCTACTCGAGCGCCCTCTTGGAGCTCGCTCTCTACTGAGCGCTGTAGAGGTCGCTCTGCGCAATCGCCAACGGCAGTTCGCGCTGCGAGATCAGATGGAGCTCCTCGCACAGAGCCACGAGGCGCTTGAGGCCAAGGTGCAAGAGCGAAGCGCCGAGTTGGAACAGGAGGTGGCTCAGCGATCACGCGCGGAGGCGGCCCTGCGCCAGAGCCAGAAGATGGAAGCCGTCGGCCAGCTCACCGGCGGCATCGCGCACGATTTCAATAATATGCTCACCGGCGTCATCGGCTCGCTCGACATCATGCGCCGACGCATCGCATCGCATCGCCTGGAGGACCTCGACCGCTTCATGGATGCGGCCGCGGCTTCGGCCAACCGCGCAGCGGGATTGACGCAGCGCCTTCTGGCCTTCTCGCGTCGCCAATCCCTAGACGCCAAACCGACTGACATTAACGGCCTCGTGGCGTCCTTAGAGCAGTTGATCCGCGGCTCACTCGATGAGCGCGTGCAACTTCAGTTCGTGCTCGATCCCCATCTGCCGCGAGCAGTTGTGGACGTGAATCAGCTCGAAAACGCGCTGCTCAACCTGGCGATCAACGCTCGCGACGCCATGCCCGAGGGCGGGCGGCTCACGATCGAGACGAGCGCCGTCGATCTGGACGAAGCCTGCGCAGACGAGCGGTACGGCACAGCAGTCGGCGCCTACGTCATCGTCGCAGTCTCCGACACGGGCGTGGGCATGCCGCCCGATGTGCTCGAGAAGGTCTTCGATCCGTTCTTCACCACCAAGCCGCTAGGCCAGGGAACGGGACTTGGCCTGTCAATGGTTTACGGTTTCGCTCGGCAAAGCGGCGGCCAGGTGCGGATACACAGCCAGCCGGGCGCTGGGTCCACGGTGAAAATCTATCTTCCGGCGACGGAGGCCGGCGCGGTTGTCGAGCCGCCTGTCGAAGGGAGCGCGCCGCACGGGGATGGCCAGCGCGTCCTCGTCGTCGAGGACGATCCCGCGGTTCGCATGCTCGTCCGCGAGGTGCTGGAGGAGCTGGGATACATGGCCGTCGAAGCAGCCGAACCGCATGCGGCTATCCCTTTGCTGGCCTCCTCGACGCCCTTCGACCTGCTGATCTCCGACGTCGGCCTGCCCGGAATGAATGGACGCGAGCTCGCCGAGATCGCGCGATCTTATCGGCCAGAGCTCCCCATCCTTTTTATCACCGGCTACGCCGAAAACGCCGCCATACGGGCCGCCTTCCTCGGCACGAATATGTCCATGGTCACTAAGCCCTTTCGCCTCGACGACTTGGCGGCCAAGGTCAGCGAGATGATAACGCGCCGGTAG